The DNA region ATATAAAGTTTGAGCTTGTTGTGTTCATCCAGCTTCTCATAAATCGCGATTCTACAAGGCGCAAATACTAAAAACTCAGGGTGGTCTAAAATGATTTCTGTCCCCATGCTCAAGTTACAAAACGAGTGCACTTCTTTAATCCCTTGTGGATCCTGCCCGCGCAGTTTCATATGCTCACCAATCGGAAAGTTGGCTGGGTTAACAAAATTCAACCCTTCTGAAATACTTTTCAGACTCTCTACCACATCCTGATAACTGACATCAGCATTAACAGGCAGCTCATAAATTGCAGTAGTGGGATCAATTGCCGGCATACCAGGCCTCACTTGACCAATCAGCATCATATCTTCGTAAGCTGGATTTGGCTTAATGGTGCTACAAGCAGTCATGAAAAATGCAACCGTAACGATAAAAACAATATTGTGTCTCGTTCTAAGCATGAGCATAGCGTCCACCATTCTATTATTAATCAGTGATTTTA from Methylotenera sp. L2L1 includes:
- a CDS encoding DUF302 domain-containing protein encodes the protein MMLIGQVRPGMPAIDPTTAIYELPVNADVSYQDVVESLKSISEGLNFVNPANFPIGEHMKLRGQDPQGIKEVHSFCNLSMGTEIILDHPEFLVFAPCRIAIYEKLDEHNKLKLYIAMDRPTYDLKSIKHPTERARKSAQQLETKLLEIMDRARKGDF